A part of Gossypium hirsutum isolate 1008001.06 chromosome A07, Gossypium_hirsutum_v2.1, whole genome shotgun sequence genomic DNA contains:
- the LOC107926690 gene encoding cyclin-H1-1, with amino-acid sequence MADFHTSTHRANWIFSPQELVEKYKAANQRAIQALEKYGTTQMEVDADGSLSYPEPIARDNADKHSRPKPLNIEEEQFMRVFYENKLREVCSAFYFPNKIQATALIYFKRFYLQWSVMEHHPKHIMLTCVYAAYKIEENHVSAEELGKGISQDHQMILNYEMIVSQSLEFDLIVYAPYRSVEGFVNDMEKLHL; translated from the exons ATGGCTGATTTTCATACATCGACTCATAGAGCTAACTGGATCTTCTCGCCTCAAGAACTG GTTGAGAAATACAAGGCTGCAAATCAAAGAGCAATACAAGCACTGGAGAAG TATGGGACAACACAAATGGAAGTAGACGCTGATGGTTCACTATCATACCCTGAACCTATTGCAAGAGATAATG CTGACAAGCATTCTCGTCCAAAACCTCTTAACATTGAAGAAGAACAGTTCATGCGAGTGTTTTATGAGAACAAACTTCGAGAAGTTTGTAGTGCATTCTACTTTCCTAATAAAATTCAG GCAACTGCTCTAATTTATTTCAAGAGGTTTTACCTGCAATGGTCGGTCATGGAACATCATCCAAAACATATAAT GTTAACCTGTGTGTATGCGGCCTATAAGATAGAAGAAAATCATGTGTCAGCAGAGGAGCTTGGTAAGGGGATTTCACAGGATCATCAAATGATTCTCAATTACGAGATGATAGTGTCTCAG AGTCTGGAATTTGATCTCATTGTTTATGCACCCTATCGTTCAGTTGAAGGTTTTGTCAATGACATGGAG AAGCTTCACCTGTAG